The Flavobacterium psychrophilum genome includes a region encoding these proteins:
- a CDS encoding NAD-dependent dehydratase — protein sequence MDKIALVVGASGITGSNLAKKLISECITTFGLARNPQSDIENLNPVTADLLDHENLKAALADIAPTHVYITTWMRNDTEAENIRVNSLMVRNLLNALSPKKSVQHVALVTGLKHYLGPFEAYAKEGFLPQTPLREEQPRLDIENFYYAQEDEVYAAAKRDGFTWSVHRPHTVIGKAVGNIMNLGTTLAVYATICKETGRPFRFPGSAAQWNGISDVTDARILAEQLVWASTTDAARNEAFNIVNGDYFRWSWLWNKIAAYFGVEAVGYENEIHPLEKEMENDAEVWKQIAERYSLKEHNLGRLASAWHTDLDLGRPIEVMTDMSKSRKLGFSAFQSTEDSFTDLFEQLRKENLIP from the coding sequence ATGGATAAAATAGCATTAGTTGTTGGTGCCAGTGGCATCACTGGAAGCAATCTAGCCAAAAAACTTATTTCTGAATGTATTACCACATTCGGTTTAGCCCGTAATCCGCAAAGCGATATAGAAAACCTTAATCCTGTTACTGCCGACCTTTTGGATCATGAAAACCTAAAAGCTGCATTGGCAGATATCGCGCCAACACACGTTTACATTACAACCTGGATGCGTAACGACACCGAAGCCGAAAACATTAGGGTAAACAGCCTGATGGTTAGAAATCTGCTTAATGCCTTATCGCCAAAAAAATCGGTACAACATGTGGCGCTTGTTACAGGGCTTAAGCATTACCTTGGACCATTTGAAGCGTATGCTAAAGAAGGCTTCCTGCCGCAAACGCCTTTACGTGAAGAACAACCACGTCTGGATATCGAGAACTTTTATTACGCTCAGGAAGATGAGGTATATGCTGCTGCCAAACGTGATGGTTTTACGTGGAGCGTTCACCGTCCGCATACTGTCATTGGTAAGGCTGTTGGCAATATAATGAATCTTGGTACAACGCTGGCGGTATATGCAACAATCTGTAAAGAGACGGGCAGGCCTTTCAGGTTTCCCGGATCGGCTGCGCAGTGGAATGGCATTTCAGACGTTACCGATGCCAGGATACTTGCAGAACAACTAGTATGGGCGTCAACAACCGATGCGGCACGTAACGAAGCATTCAACATAGTAAATGGCGATTACTTTAGATGGAGCTGGCTATGGAATAAAATAGCGGCCTATTTTGGTGTTGAAGCTGTTGGGTATGAAAATGAGATCCATCCGCTTGAAAAAGAAATGGAGAATGACGCTGAAGTATGGAAACAAATTGCAGAGCGTTACAGTCTTAAAGAGCATAATTTAGGCAGACTTGCTTCGGCATGGCATACGGACCTTGACTTGGGGCGACCAATTGAAGTAATGACTGATATGTCGAAAAGCCGTAAACTGGGTTTCAGCGCGTTTCAAAGTACCGAAGATTCTTTTACCGACCTGTTTGAACAGTTGCGTAAAGAGAATTTAATTCCGTAA
- a CDS encoding anti-anti-sigma factor, translating into MGDNSVKILKEKKEAILELWITKQMTEDSYFNPEDQKEDSEDFLDAFLGTLNETNINDQDARGFEKVHDILMGISVSRAKRGFSPRETGVYMFTFKEALLETLSKDVSDPTKLYEDSLKISKIIDNMVILTFEGFIKGREDIIARQTDEITEISTPVIRVWDGVVALPIIGTLDSARTQVVMENLLQQIVETGSTIAILDISGVPAVDSLVAQHLIKTVSATRLLGAECIISGIRPEIAQIIVHLGIDLSNIITKSSLASALQTAFAMLKLEVSKKKVNTIIN; encoded by the coding sequence ATGGGAGATAATTCAGTAAAAATTTTGAAAGAAAAAAAAGAAGCCATTTTAGAACTTTGGATAACCAAACAAATGACCGAAGACAGTTACTTTAACCCTGAAGACCAAAAAGAAGATTCTGAAGATTTTCTGGACGCGTTCTTAGGTACATTGAACGAAACCAACATCAACGACCAGGATGCCAGAGGGTTTGAAAAAGTTCACGATATCCTTATGGGTATTTCAGTTTCAAGGGCTAAAAGAGGTTTTTCTCCGAGAGAAACCGGTGTGTATATGTTCACTTTTAAAGAAGCATTACTAGAAACGCTTTCAAAAGATGTAAGCGATCCAACCAAACTTTACGAAGATAGCTTAAAGATCAGTAAGATTATTGATAATATGGTTATTCTTACCTTCGAAGGTTTTATTAAAGGCCGCGAAGATATAATTGCAAGGCAAACGGATGAAATTACTGAAATTTCTACTCCGGTTATCCGTGTTTGGGATGGTGTTGTTGCACTTCCTATAATCGGTACATTAGACAGCGCCAGGACACAGGTAGTTATGGAAAACCTTCTTCAGCAGATCGTTGAAACAGGTAGTACTATTGCAATACTTGATATTTCGGGTGTCCCTGCAGTTGACTCTCTTGTTGCACAGCATTTAATTAAAACGGTGAGTGCTACGAGGCTTCTTGGTGCTGAGTGTATCATAAGCGGAATACGTCCGGAGATTGCACAGATCATAGTGCATTTAGGTATAGACCTTTCTAATATTATTACAAAATCGTCACTGGCCAGCGCACTTCAGACTGCTTTTGCAATGTTAAAACTGGAGGTGAGTAAGAAAAAGGTGAATACTATAATTAATTAG
- a CDS encoding mechanosensitive ion channel protein MscS: MPMLLSSKFRFKINTLLLLLLFAVLPYNGHAQLLGGKETTEEPEKTPEDSLGRRTPQGTVNGFIKALADQNYLRASQYLVLSRRAYRREKERVRIAQAFERLLDQTGSINPSSMISNKETGKTDDDLASGLDIVGNVTTNKTVIQLYVENQSDDDKPAVWLFSAETVNAVATATIGEETILDKILPEALKDRKMAGVPVGHWLVVVVMIVVAYLLSWALIALFTFLIHKLWRRSNTEKVSAIIQALTLPVQLYLSVLVFVALTQRLGISIIVRQRFSVIIVTIGIVAFLMLLWRMTDFISTFSKDRMTRRGRISAISVILFLRRTTKVAIVIIGIIAVLGAVGVDVTAGLAALGIGGIALALGAQKTMENFVGSVTLIADQPIRVGDYCRVGDIKGTVESIGMRSTTLRTAQRTIVTIPNGEFSASKIENYAHRDRYIFNPIFMFRMDTTPDQLRYLLVELRALLYSHPSVINSSPIVRFTGITADALKVEITAYIEAINVDVSQEVQEDLLLRMMDIVSKSGTSFAYPSQTVYFSRDNGISEEKTAQTTETVKAWRENSELQLPKFDPKHIEQIKGTIQYPEEGSVVKPLPPEN; this comes from the coding sequence ATGCCTATGTTATTGTCTTCAAAATTCAGGTTCAAAATTAATACTTTACTGCTGCTGTTATTGTTTGCTGTGCTCCCTTACAACGGCCATGCACAACTACTCGGCGGTAAGGAAACCACAGAAGAACCTGAGAAAACACCGGAAGATTCGCTTGGCAGGCGTACGCCACAGGGAACGGTTAACGGATTTATAAAAGCTTTAGCTGACCAAAATTACCTGCGTGCCAGCCAATACCTTGTTTTGAGCAGAAGGGCGTATCGAAGGGAAAAAGAAAGGGTACGCATTGCACAGGCTTTTGAAAGACTTTTAGATCAGACGGGAAGTATTAACCCTTCCTCTATGATCAGCAATAAAGAAACTGGTAAAACGGATGACGACCTCGCCTCAGGACTTGATATCGTTGGAAATGTTACTACAAATAAAACGGTGATCCAACTATATGTAGAGAATCAATCTGATGATGATAAGCCCGCAGTATGGTTATTTTCGGCGGAAACCGTAAATGCAGTTGCAACTGCAACTATAGGTGAAGAAACAATACTGGACAAGATTCTGCCGGAAGCACTTAAAGACCGTAAAATGGCGGGCGTTCCTGTGGGCCATTGGCTGGTTGTCGTTGTTATGATAGTTGTTGCCTACCTATTATCGTGGGCACTTATTGCACTCTTTACGTTCCTTATTCATAAATTATGGCGAAGGTCAAACACAGAAAAAGTATCGGCAATAATACAGGCATTAACGCTGCCCGTACAACTTTACCTGTCGGTATTGGTATTTGTAGCGCTTACGCAGCGTTTAGGCATCTCTATTATTGTACGCCAACGATTTAGCGTAATTATAGTAACCATTGGCATTGTAGCTTTCCTGATGCTGTTATGGAGAATGACAGACTTTATAAGCACTTTTAGTAAAGACAGGATGACCCGTAGGGGACGTATCTCTGCCATATCGGTAATATTGTTCTTAAGGCGCACCACTAAAGTGGCTATTGTAATAATCGGGATTATTGCGGTACTAGGTGCTGTAGGTGTAGATGTTACCGCAGGGCTTGCCGCACTGGGTATAGGTGGTATCGCATTGGCGTTGGGTGCACAAAAGACTATGGAAAACTTTGTAGGGAGTGTTACCCTTATTGCCGACCAACCCATACGCGTGGGCGACTATTGCCGTGTGGGCGATATTAAAGGAACGGTAGAATCTATCGGGATGAGGTCGACTACCTTGCGTACAGCACAACGAACTATTGTTACCATCCCCAATGGTGAATTTTCAGCAAGCAAGATTGAGAATTATGCCCACCGTGACAGGTATATCTTTAATCCTATATTTATGTTCAGGATGGATACCACCCCTGATCAGTTGCGTTATTTATTGGTAGAACTTCGTGCGTTGCTATATTCGCATCCAAGCGTTATCAACTCCTCACCTATCGTGCGCTTTACAGGCATTACAGCCGATGCCCTTAAAGTAGAAATAACAGCTTACATTGAAGCTATAAATGTTGATGTGTCGCAGGAAGTTCAGGAAGACTTATTACTACGTATGATGGATATTGTTTCAAAAAGCGGAACAAGCTTTGCTTATCCGTCACAGACTGTCTACTTCTCGCGCGATAATGGCATATCTGAAGAGAAAACGGCCCAGACAACTGAAACAGTTAAAGCATGGAGGGAAAACAGCGAACTACAGCTACCTAAATTCGACCCTAAACATATCGAACAAATTAAAGGAACTATTCAATATCCCGAAGAAGGCAGTGTGGTTAAACCGCTGCCGCCGGAAAACTAA
- a CDS encoding anti-sigma regulatory factor translates to MTTTLNKEDFLIVREQDVVPFRNKVKEAAVKVGMGILNQTKLITAASELVRNLLKYGGGGTVVIENVTNGRENGVRLIFADKGPGIKDLDLAMKDGFSTGKSLGLGLPGTKRLVNEFNIQSTVGVGTTVTILKWKNG, encoded by the coding sequence ATGACGACAACTCTGAATAAAGAAGACTTTCTTATCGTTCGTGAACAGGACGTGGTTCCTTTTAGAAATAAAGTAAAGGAGGCAGCGGTTAAAGTGGGTATGGGTATTTTAAACCAGACGAAACTTATAACTGCCGCGAGTGAGCTTGTACGTAACCTTTTAAAATATGGCGGTGGAGGCACTGTTGTAATTGAAAATGTAACTAATGGCAGGGAAAATGGCGTACGGCTTATATTTGCCGATAAAGGCCCTGGTATTAAAGACTTGGATCTTGCCATGAAAGACGGCTTTAGTACCGGTAAAAGCCTTGGGCTTGGACTGCCGGGTACAAAAAGGCTTGTAAACGAATTTAATATACAATCAACTGTTGGTGTAGGAACTACGGTTACAATACTAAAATGGAAAAATGGATGA
- a CDS encoding ribonucleotide-diphosphate reductase subunit alpha, which produces MSNPQPPLVSEETTTKMWWKNSESEQILNRGYLLKGETVEGAIDRICTAAARRLYKPELKESFVEMIERGWMSISSPIWANMGTERGLPISCFNVHVPDHIEGITHKLGEVIMQTKIGGGTSGYFGELRERGSAVTDNGKSSGAVSFMKLFDTAMDTISQGGVRRGAFAAYLDIDHPDIEEFLKIKSIGNPIQNLFTGVCVPDYWMQEMIDGDTDKRHVWAKVLESRQQKGLPYIFFSDNVNKNKPQVYKDNNLRINASNLCSEIMLPSTRDESFICCLSSMNLELYDEWKDTEAVKLAIFFLDAVLQEFIEKTEGDYYLTAANKFAKRHRALGLGVLGWHSYLQKNMIPFEGLEAKMKTTEIFKHINEKADKATQELARIYGEPELLKGYGRRNTTTLAIAPTTSSSAILGQTSPGIEPFSSNYYKAGLSKGNFMRKNKYLKILLEQKGLDNEDVWREIMLNGGSVQHMSQLIQEEKDVFKTFKEISQLEIIQQAAIRQKYVDQAQSLNLNIPSELPIKDVNGLLIEAWKLGVKTLYYQRSQSVSKELVTSLVSCSSCES; this is translated from the coding sequence ATATCCAATCCTCAGCCTCCTTTAGTTAGTGAGGAAACCACTACCAAAATGTGGTGGAAAAACTCTGAAAGCGAACAAATACTTAACAGGGGCTACCTACTTAAAGGTGAAACCGTTGAAGGCGCAATAGACAGGATTTGTACTGCTGCAGCAAGAAGGTTATACAAACCAGAACTTAAAGAATCGTTCGTTGAGATGATAGAGCGCGGATGGATGAGCATCAGCTCGCCAATATGGGCTAATATGGGTACCGAACGCGGACTGCCTATTTCATGCTTCAACGTACATGTACCTGACCATATTGAAGGCATTACCCACAAACTGGGTGAAGTAATTATGCAGACCAAAATTGGCGGTGGAACATCGGGCTACTTTGGTGAACTTCGTGAAAGAGGTAGCGCCGTAACCGATAACGGAAAAAGCAGCGGGGCCGTTAGCTTCATGAAGCTTTTTGATACCGCTATGGATACCATCTCCCAGGGAGGTGTTCGCCGTGGTGCATTTGCAGCCTACCTGGATATTGACCACCCGGATATCGAGGAGTTCCTTAAAATAAAAAGCATTGGTAACCCTATACAAAACCTGTTTACAGGCGTTTGTGTACCCGATTACTGGATGCAGGAAATGATTGATGGCGATACCGATAAACGCCACGTGTGGGCTAAGGTGCTGGAAAGCCGTCAACAAAAAGGTTTGCCGTATATCTTCTTTAGTGATAACGTAAACAAAAACAAGCCGCAGGTTTATAAAGACAATAACCTTCGTATTAATGCAAGTAACCTTTGCAGCGAGATCATGCTGCCATCTACAAGGGATGAATCGTTTATTTGCTGCCTTTCGAGCATGAACCTTGAACTGTATGATGAATGGAAAGATACCGAAGCTGTTAAACTGGCAATATTTTTCCTAGATGCAGTGCTACAGGAATTCATAGAAAAAACCGAAGGTGACTATTATCTTACTGCTGCCAACAAGTTTGCTAAAAGGCATCGTGCCCTTGGGCTTGGCGTTTTGGGATGGCATTCGTACCTCCAAAAGAATATGATTCCGTTTGAAGGCCTTGAGGCTAAAATGAAAACCACAGAGATTTTTAAGCACATCAACGAGAAAGCAGACAAAGCAACACAGGAACTTGCCCGTATTTATGGCGAACCGGAATTGCTTAAAGGCTACGGAAGACGTAACACCACTACTCTGGCGATTGCGCCTACAACGTCATCATCGGCTATATTAGGTCAAACATCGCCAGGTATAGAGCCATTTAGCAGTAATTACTATAAAGCAGGGCTTTCAAAAGGTAACTTTATGCGTAAGAACAAATACCTTAAAATACTGTTAGAACAAAAAGGCCTTGATAACGAGGATGTATGGAGGGAAATTATGCTTAACGGCGGAAGCGTTCAGCATATGAGCCAGCTTATACAGGAAGAAAAAGACGTGTTTAAAACGTTTAAAGAAATAAGCCAGCTGGAGATTATTCAGCAGGCAGCTATCAGGCAGAAATATGTAGACCAGGCACAAAGCCTTAACCTTAACATTCCGTCTGAACTGCCAATTAAAGATGTAAACGGCCTGCTTATTGAAGCATGGAAACTGGGTGTAAAAACCTTGTATTACCAAAGAAGCCAGAGTGTTTCTAAAGAGCTCGTAACAAGCCTGGTTAGCTGTAGCAGCTGTGAGTCGTAA
- a CDS encoding ribonucleotide reductase gives MSIFDKRINYKPFEYPEVLKYTEAINKAYWVHSEVDFTADTQDFHSHLDRAEKTAIKHSLLAIAQIEVAVKSFWGNIYEHFPKPEFNGLGSTFAECEFRHSEAYSRLLEVLGYNNEFEKLMDIPVIMERVNYLSDVLKDTKSQDNKKYVVSLILFSILIENVSLFSQFAIILSFTRFKGYMKNVSNIIAWTSVDEQVHANAGIYIVNKIREEHPDYFDAETVELIRQAVKDSIKVEANILDWIFEDGEIEIIKKHDLVNFMKFRIDESLTQIGIETIFNVSQEEYKPMAWFEEEVFANSLDDFFAKRPVDYTKHDKSITANDLF, from the coding sequence ATGTCAATCTTCGATAAACGAATCAACTATAAGCCGTTTGAGTACCCGGAAGTACTTAAATACACCGAAGCTATTAATAAAGCCTACTGGGTACACAGCGAAGTAGACTTTACTGCCGATACACAAGACTTTCACTCGCACCTTGACCGAGCCGAGAAAACCGCCATAAAACACAGCCTTTTAGCAATTGCGCAGATTGAGGTCGCCGTTAAAAGCTTTTGGGGTAATATCTATGAGCATTTTCCGAAGCCGGAGTTTAACGGATTAGGAAGTACTTTTGCAGAATGTGAATTCAGGCACTCAGAAGCGTATTCACGACTTCTTGAAGTACTGGGCTATAACAACGAGTTTGAGAAGTTAATGGATATTCCGGTTATTATGGAACGCGTTAACTACTTAAGTGATGTACTTAAAGATACCAAAAGCCAGGACAACAAAAAGTATGTAGTATCGCTTATACTGTTCTCTATCTTAATTGAGAATGTATCGCTGTTCAGCCAGTTTGCTATCATACTATCGTTTACCCGTTTTAAGGGGTATATGAAGAATGTAAGCAACATTATCGCATGGACATCTGTAGATGAGCAGGTACACGCCAATGCAGGTATATATATTGTAAACAAGATAAGGGAAGAACACCCTGACTATTTTGATGCTGAAACGGTAGAGCTTATCAGGCAGGCGGTTAAAGACTCTATTAAAGTTGAAGCAAATATCCTTGACTGGATATTTGAAGATGGCGAAATTGAAATCATCAAAAAACACGACCTGGTGAACTTTATGAAGTTCAGGATCGATGAAAGCCTTACACAAATTGGTATTGAAACCATATTTAATGTAAGCCAGGAAGAGTACAAACCTATGGCATGGTTTGAAGAAGAAGTATTTGCCAACAGCCTTGATGATTTCTTTGCCAAACGCCCGGTAGATTATACCAAGCACGACAAGAGTATCACTGCAAACGACCTGTTTTAA
- a CDS encoding anti-anti-sigma factor, whose protein sequence is MDRIPILKMGDFLLVTIQVDLYDQLAENLESDLVTAVQKHGSKGVLIDISSVSIIDSFMGRILGNIGVMSRIMGAQSVIVGMQPAVAMTLVELGLTLTGVATALNVEKGMELLRSKILLSEGQGYDHDDNSE, encoded by the coding sequence ATGGATAGAATTCCTATTTTAAAAATGGGTGATTTCCTATTGGTCACCATACAGGTAGATTTATATGATCAGCTTGCTGAAAATTTAGAATCTGATCTTGTAACCGCCGTACAAAAACATGGGTCCAAAGGAGTTCTTATCGATATCTCATCGGTTTCTATTATCGACTCTTTTATGGGGCGTATATTAGGTAATATTGGCGTAATGTCAAGGATTATGGGAGCCCAGTCAGTTATTGTAGGCATGCAGCCTGCGGTAGCAATGACTTTAGTGGAACTTGGGCTTACGCTTACAGGAGTTGCCACAGCACTTAATGTTGAAAAAGGAATGGAACTTTTGCGTTCTAAAATTTTGTTAAGTGAGGGACAAGGCTATGATCATGACGACAACTCTGAATAA
- a CDS encoding Crp/Fnr family transcriptional regulator encodes MEEVLRKQIEKIVKLTDEEFEFALTHFTQRSYKKHQYLVQADNPAPNDHFVVKGLLKSFYYDDAGKTHILQFAMEDWWISDPNAYHNRLNATLNIDCLEDTETFFISIDNREKLCAEMQKMEYFFLKKTTAGYIALQKRILSLMSQKAEERYTQFVQLYPNLIERVPKALIASYLGITRETLSRMTAL; translated from the coding sequence ATGGAAGAAGTTTTAAGAAAGCAGATCGAGAAGATAGTTAAGTTAACGGATGAAGAGTTCGAATTTGCGCTAACGCATTTTACCCAGCGAAGCTATAAAAAGCATCAGTACCTAGTTCAGGCGGATAATCCTGCACCAAACGACCATTTTGTAGTGAAAGGCCTTTTAAAGTCTTTTTATTATGACGATGCAGGTAAAACGCATATATTGCAATTTGCAATGGAGGACTGGTGGATATCTGACCCTAATGCTTATCATAACAGGCTCAATGCTACCCTTAACATTGATTGCCTGGAAGATACCGAAACCTTTTTCATTTCTATAGACAATAGGGAGAAACTCTGTGCCGAAATGCAGAAGATGGAATACTTCTTTTTAAAGAAAACCACTGCGGGTTACATCGCCCTTCAAAAAAGGATTTTATCGCTCATGAGCCAAAAGGCTGAGGAGCGATATACGCAGTTTGTCCAGTTGTACCCTAATCTCATCGAACGTGTTCCAAAGGCTTTGATTGCTTCTTATCTCGGAATTACCCGCGAAACACTCAGCCGTATGACGGCATTGTAA
- a CDS encoding aminopeptidase, producing the protein MKFTLSVFILFIYSLGFGQQIQKADFITASADLSFDVPNKKIMGKLSYAFNVSDKKIDTIFIDAHSMQFTDVKINGKKAGWSSSAKALKLYKGFKKGKNTVEFNYSAQPKQTLYFVKDGADDQIWTQGQGKYTSHWLPSFDDVNEKVIFNITASFDKEYTVLSNGELKVKKTDSDNIKWVYQMEKPMSSYLAMLAIGKFKKWQQSTASGTPLEFYLREQDSTMFGDTYRYSWDIFNFFESEIGVNYPWKIYRQVPVLDFLYAGMENTTSTIFAQDFVVDSVGFNDRTYTNVNAHELAHQWFGDLVTAESSKHHWLHEGFATYYALLAEQKLFGDDHFNYELYQMAENLQQASKIDTIPVMNEKASTLSFYQKGAWALHILREGVGHDAFKKAVKTYLEKYAFKNVNTDEFLAEINRVSDYDTNSWKKRWLESGHFEVEEAIGLLKKNESMQLYFEVGELQKNSFAEKKETFIAMLKSNAFTALKEEAIFQTADVPFEEKADFIRLALQSGAVPVRQAVARTVTKFPESFIPEYKTLLYDASYITREVALNILYKNFPARQAEFLEIGKDWVGFSDKNLRILWLTLAYRAKDYRTADKESLYKELQRYASPEYESTVRLNALANLLYLGKQDPVVLQNLVNATSHHKWQFSKFGRDNIRKLLKREGYRQQFESLLPTLPNAEKKKLEGLLAEK; encoded by the coding sequence ATGAAATTTACCCTGTCAGTATTTATACTGTTTATATACAGCCTTGGCTTTGGCCAGCAAATCCAAAAAGCCGACTTTATTACTGCAAGTGCAGACCTTTCTTTTGATGTGCCCAACAAAAAAATAATGGGTAAACTTAGCTATGCTTTTAATGTATCAGACAAGAAAATCGACACCATTTTTATAGATGCCCATAGCATGCAGTTTACCGATGTAAAAATAAATGGTAAGAAAGCGGGCTGGTCATCTTCAGCGAAAGCACTAAAGCTTTACAAAGGGTTTAAAAAAGGTAAAAATACTGTCGAATTTAATTACTCAGCCCAACCTAAACAGACCCTGTATTTTGTAAAAGATGGGGCTGACGACCAGATTTGGACACAGGGACAGGGTAAATATACGAGCCATTGGCTGCCGAGTTTTGATGATGTAAATGAAAAAGTTATTTTTAATATAACTGCTTCTTTCGATAAAGAATATACCGTGTTGTCTAATGGAGAGCTTAAAGTTAAAAAGACAGACAGCGACAACATAAAATGGGTGTACCAAATGGAGAAACCCATGAGCAGTTATCTCGCGATGCTGGCTATTGGCAAGTTCAAAAAATGGCAGCAGAGCACAGCATCGGGCACTCCTCTGGAATTTTATTTAAGAGAACAGGATAGTACTATGTTTGGCGACACCTACAGGTATAGCTGGGATATATTCAATTTCTTTGAAAGCGAAATAGGGGTTAATTATCCGTGGAAAATATACAGGCAGGTTCCGGTACTCGACTTTTTATATGCAGGAATGGAGAACACCACTTCTACCATTTTTGCACAGGATTTCGTGGTAGATTCCGTGGGGTTTAACGACCGTACGTATACTAATGTAAACGCTCACGAATTGGCGCATCAGTGGTTTGGCGATCTTGTTACTGCCGAAAGCAGCAAGCACCACTGGCTTCATGAAGGCTTTGCAACCTACTATGCCCTGCTGGCAGAACAAAAACTTTTTGGTGATGATCATTTTAATTATGAACTGTACCAAATGGCAGAGAATCTTCAGCAGGCATCTAAGATTGATACGATTCCGGTTATGAATGAAAAGGCAAGTACGTTGTCTTTTTATCAAAAAGGAGCATGGGCATTGCATATATTGCGCGAAGGTGTAGGACATGATGCATTTAAAAAAGCCGTTAAGACTTATTTGGAGAAGTATGCTTTTAAAAATGTAAACACAGATGAGTTTCTGGCAGAAATAAATAGAGTGTCTGATTACGATACCAATTCATGGAAGAAACGCTGGCTTGAAAGTGGTCATTTCGAAGTAGAAGAAGCTATTGGTTTACTAAAGAAGAATGAATCGATGCAGCTTTATTTTGAGGTAGGGGAGTTGCAAAAGAACTCTTTTGCGGAGAAGAAAGAAACCTTCATAGCAATGCTAAAATCGAATGCTTTTACGGCTCTTAAAGAAGAAGCTATTTTTCAGACTGCCGACGTACCCTTTGAAGAGAAGGCCGACTTTATACGCCTGGCCCTGCAAAGTGGTGCGGTGCCTGTGCGTCAGGCGGTGGCGCGTACAGTTACTAAATTCCCCGAAAGCTTTATACCCGAATATAAAACCCTGCTATATGATGCGTCTTATATAACACGTGAAGTTGCGCTAAACATATTGTACAAAAACTTCCCTGCCAGACAAGCTGAGTTTTTAGAAATAGGTAAAGACTGGGTTGGGTTTAGCGATAAGAACCTAAGAATATTATGGCTTACGCTTGCTTACAGGGCAAAAGACTATCGCACAGCAGATAAAGAAAGCCTCTATAAGGAACTGCAACGTTATGCATCACCCGAATATGAAAGTACTGTCAGGTTGAATGCATTGGCGAACCTATTGTATCTTGGTAAACAAGATCCTGTGGTATTGCAAAACCTTGTTAATGCTACATCGCACCATAAATGGCAGTTTTCTAAATTCGGACGCGACAATATCCGTAAACTATTAAAAAGGGAAGGTTACCGCCAGCAATTTGAAAGTTTATTGCCGACACTACCGAATGCGGAAAAGAAAAAACTTGAAGGATTGTTAGCAGAGAAGTAA
- a CDS encoding ATP-binding protein, with translation MSNSHTKTYFNWSTGKDSALALYYLLQDSNYSVERLFTSVNSHYNRVSMHGLRKELLQQQIEAIGIPGMTVELPAQPTNAEYEALLKEKVEGLVADGFECAAFGDIFLEDLKAYREKQLEPFGIKTVFPLWKKDTRELLTQFLNLGFKAITVCVDGSKLDSSFVGRIIDESFIADLPEGVDICGENGEFHTFCFDGPYFKKPVVFTKGEVIMREYNTNGFKSQFWFCDLLPE, from the coding sequence ATGTCAAATAGCCATACAAAAACTTATTTTAACTGGAGTACAGGTAAAGACAGTGCGCTAGCATTATACTATCTTTTACAGGACAGCAACTACAGTGTTGAACGATTGTTTACATCGGTCAACTCCCATTATAACCGTGTTAGTATGCATGGTCTTCGGAAGGAATTACTACAGCAACAGATAGAAGCCATTGGCATACCCGGTATGACAGTCGAACTTCCTGCGCAGCCTACTAATGCCGAGTACGAAGCTTTACTAAAAGAAAAAGTAGAAGGATTAGTTGCTGACGGATTTGAATGTGCTGCCTTTGGCGATATATTCCTTGAAGACCTGAAAGCCTATCGCGAAAAGCAGCTGGAACCCTTCGGTATCAAAACTGTATTTCCGCTTTGGAAGAAAGACACCCGAGAACTCCTGACACAGTTTCTAAACCTCGGTTTTAAAGCCATTACCGTTTGTGTTGATGGAAGCAAACTGGACAGTTCTTTTGTGGGAAGAATAATAGATGAAAGCTTTATTGCAGATTTGCCCGAAGGTGTAGATATTTGCGGTGAAAATGGCGAATTCCATACCTTTTGCTTTGACGGGCCTTACTTTAAAAAGCCAGTTGTTTTTACTAAAGGTGAAGTCATTATGAGGGAATATAATACTAACGGATTTAAATCGCAGTTTTGGTTTTGCGATTTACTACCCGAATAA